From Candidatus Woesearchaeota archaeon, one genomic window encodes:
- a CDS encoding SDR family NAD(P)-dependent oxidoreductase: MAIFITGGAGFIGSHLCERLLKEGKEVIAVDDFNDFYDPEKKKKNIEDCAKNKKFKIYKADIRDKEEIKKIFEKNKINVIVHLAARAGVRPSMENPLLYIDVNVNGTLAMLELAKKFNIKKFIFASSSSVYGSNDKIPFSEDDPINNPLSPYAITKIAGEQLCRIYSKLHSINMVCLRFFTVYGPRGRPDMAPYKFTNLIMQGKEIEVYGNGSSKRDYTFVSDIIDGIATAVEKELKFEVINLGDSNPVELKYLISLIEKNTGKKAKIKFMPEQKGDVPITYADVSKAKRLLGYKPKVKIEEGVKRLVEWYKNG, translated from the coding sequence ATGGCAATTTTTATTACAGGCGGGGCTGGGTTTATCGGCAGCCATTTGTGCGAGAGGCTTCTGAAAGAAGGCAAGGAGGTTATAGCAGTAGATGATTTCAATGACTTCTATGATCCTGAAAAGAAAAAGAAAAATATTGAAGATTGCGCTAAAAACAAAAAATTCAAAATTTATAAAGCAGACATAAGAGATAAAGAAGAAATTAAAAAAATATTTGAAAAAAATAAAATAAATGTCATTGTTCATCTTGCTGCGCGCGCGGGTGTAAGGCCTTCCATGGAAAATCCCCTTCTATATATTGATGTCAATGTCAATGGAACGCTTGCAATGCTGGAGCTTGCCAAGAAATTCAATATTAAAAAGTTTATATTTGCATCAAGCTCCAGTGTTTATGGCAGCAATGATAAGATTCCCTTTTCTGAAGATGACCCTATCAACAACCCATTAAGCCCTTATGCAATCACAAAGATCGCTGGAGAGCAGCTCTGCAGAATTTACAGCAAACTACATAGCATTAACATGGTCTGCCTGAGGTTCTTTACTGTTTATGGACCCCGCGGAAGGCCGGATATGGCGCCTTATAAATTCACAAACCTTATAATGCAGGGCAAAGAAATAGAGGTATACGGAAACGGCAGCTCAAAAAGGGATTATACCTTTGTAAGTGATATTATTGACGGTATTGCGACTGCTGTTGAAAAAGAGCTTAAGTTTGAAGTGATTAATCTTGGGGATTCAAACCCTGTTGAATTAAAATATTTAATAAGCTTAATAGAAAAGAATACCGGCAAAAAAGCAAAAATAAAGTTCATGCCTGAGCAGAAAGGCGATGTTCCAATTACATATGCGGATGTATCAAAGGCAAAAAGGCTGCTCGGCTATAAGCCAAAGGTTAAAATAGAAGAGGGCGTTAAAAGGCTTGTTGAATGGTATAAAAATGGATAA
- a CDS encoding NAD(P)/FAD-dependent oxidoreductase: MISIIGAGPAGCYAAYLLAKNGKEASVFEEHPKIGLPVQCTGIVTDEINNILKLNKDVILNKISRARVFSPNGKFLELKLKNKNIILDRANFDQQIAEMARKEGAKIFLNSRFVNYKNNKVIIKNLKNNKTDKIETDCLIGADGPNSSVAKSSELFGERKFLFGKQARIKLKNDNAVEFYPYIGSYAWVVPENEETARIGVAAYDDINRVFLNFLNSLKINNKKIMNYQSGLIPIYEPKLKIQNENIFLLGDAALQVKATTGGGIVYGLNAARILADCIIKNEDYGSMCKKRIGKDLWLHLKLHNIMKKFSDNDWNLLVGLLNKKESKKIIEKHDREYPSKILFNILIREPRLLYFLKHIF; this comes from the coding sequence ATGATCAGCATTATCGGAGCAGGGCCGGCAGGATGCTATGCAGCTTATCTGCTTGCAAAGAATGGAAAAGAAGCCAGCGTATTTGAAGAGCATCCAAAAATAGGCCTTCCTGTGCAGTGCACCGGCATTGTAACAGATGAAATAAACAATATTTTAAAACTGAATAAAGACGTAATTTTGAACAAAATAAGCAGGGCAAGGGTTTTTTCTCCGAATGGAAAATTTTTAGAGTTAAAATTAAAAAATAAAAACATAATTCTTGATAGGGCAAATTTTGACCAGCAGATTGCTGAAATGGCCAGAAAAGAAGGCGCAAAGATTTTTTTGAATAGTAGATTTGTTAATTATAAAAATAATAAAGTAATAATAAAAAATTTAAAAAATAACAAAACTGACAAAATAGAAACTGATTGCCTTATTGGCGCTGATGGTCCGAATTCGTCTGTTGCAAAATCTTCCGAATTGTTTGGAGAGAGAAAATTCTTATTCGGAAAACAGGCAAGGATCAAGTTAAAGAACGACAATGCAGTTGAATTTTACCCTTATATCGGAAGCTATGCATGGGTTGTTCCTGAAAATGAAGAAACCGCAAGAATCGGAGTTGCTGCTTATGATGATATCAACCGGGTTTTTTTGAATTTTTTAAATTCATTAAAAATAAATAATAAAAAAATCATGAACTATCAGTCTGGATTGATTCCAATATACGAACCTAAATTAAAAATCCAAAACGAAAATATATTTTTGCTCGGAGATGCTGCATTGCAAGTCAAAGCAACAACGGGCGGCGGAATTGTTTACGGATTGAATGCTGCAAGGATTTTAGCAGATTGCATCATTAAGAATGAAGATTATGGCTCAATGTGCAAAAAAAGAATCGGAAAAGACCTGTGGCTGCATTTAAAACTGCACAACATCATGAAAAAATTCTCGGATAATGACTGGAATCTGCTGGTTGGCTTATTGAATAAAAAAGAAAGCAAGAAAATAATTGAAAAACACGACAGGGAATATCCTTCGAAAATTTTGTTTAATATTTTAATACGAGAGCCGAGATTGCTGTATTTTTTGAAACATATTTTTTAA
- a CDS encoding V-type ATP synthase subunit I, producing MFKVTEMSKIAILGPKTEMETVIKALYDLKICHIIEHKKLDELDIGSPLEKANTIARVLVKIRSICSYLSIDLKSDAEKETENADVLSAKNLEKYIFKLDQELESYQNEIKEANNELNEKLSLLKSLKELEGLDIDIDSFFNFESLSYFIGYVKKYEPFKKDLSAITAKFELKHRQFEKNALIALFIDKAFSEKAAKALESFEFKSIDISKLIGLGGKPSGHIKKLAVQISILENKKKAADKKTANMKKQNQELLAQHERLLSEELEKAEAPLKFGATESSFVISAWLPEKKLSKTAEILNKKAKNRIFIQQMPVGEKDNIPIKLKNPKIVKSFEFFMNLYSLPNYREIDPTFFIFLSFPLLFGFMLGDIGYGLTTLVIFWLLKKKFPKAKGFFNILVFASLATIFFGAIFGEFFGAEELFGWHLPRLISRNPEHELIPLMAFAVIVGIIHVNVGLAIGFANVLKAHGFKKAFMEKFGWFFLEAGAALLALSYTKIISISPFAGYILLTIAVIVLFLGEGTKGLVEIPSIFGNIFSYLRLMAIGLSSVGLAMVVNNMAEGFFHSGGFLIVVGILVLVIGHIINIGVGLLGSFLHSLRLHYVEFFTKFYEGGGMEFKPFGLKS from the coding sequence ATGTTTAAAGTAACAGAGATGTCAAAGATAGCCATTCTTGGCCCGAAAACAGAAATGGAGACTGTGATTAAAGCGCTTTATGACCTTAAGATATGCCACATAATAGAGCATAAAAAGCTAGATGAGCTGGATATCGGATCTCCTCTGGAAAAGGCAAATACGATTGCAAGGGTTCTGGTGAAGATAAGGTCCATATGCTCGTATCTGAGCATTGATTTAAAATCTGATGCTGAAAAAGAAACGGAAAACGCAGATGTTTTGAGTGCCAAAAACCTGGAAAAATACATTTTCAAGCTTGACCAAGAGCTGGAAAGCTATCAGAATGAGATCAAAGAGGCAAATAATGAACTCAATGAAAAACTCAGCCTATTGAAATCCCTCAAAGAACTGGAAGGCCTTGACATTGACATTGATTCCTTCTTCAATTTTGAATCGTTAAGCTATTTTATAGGCTATGTGAAAAAATACGAGCCATTTAAAAAAGACCTTTCAGCAATTACAGCTAAGTTCGAGCTGAAGCACAGGCAATTTGAGAAAAATGCGCTGATTGCGCTTTTCATAGACAAGGCATTTTCAGAAAAGGCTGCAAAAGCATTGGAAAGCTTTGAATTTAAAAGCATAGACATTTCAAAACTGATTGGGCTTGGCGGAAAGCCGAGCGGACACATTAAAAAATTAGCTGTTCAGATTTCAATATTGGAAAATAAAAAAAAGGCAGCAGATAAAAAAACCGCGAATATGAAAAAACAAAACCAGGAATTGCTGGCGCAGCATGAAAGGCTGCTATCAGAAGAGCTTGAAAAAGCAGAAGCTCCGCTTAAATTCGGCGCAACAGAAAGCTCGTTTGTCATAAGCGCCTGGCTGCCTGAAAAAAAACTCAGCAAAACAGCCGAAATACTTAACAAGAAGGCAAAAAACAGGATCTTCATACAGCAAATGCCTGTGGGAGAAAAAGATAATATCCCGATAAAGCTTAAAAACCCCAAGATTGTGAAATCATTCGAGTTTTTTATGAATCTTTACTCTCTCCCAAATTACAGGGAGATTGACCCGACATTTTTCATCTTTCTCAGCTTTCCATTATTGTTCGGCTTCATGCTCGGCGATATCGGGTATGGCCTGACAACATTGGTTATTTTCTGGCTACTTAAGAAAAAATTTCCAAAAGCAAAAGGCTTTTTCAACATACTGGTATTTGCTTCGTTAGCAACAATCTTTTTTGGGGCAATTTTTGGAGAATTTTTCGGAGCTGAAGAGCTGTTTGGCTGGCATCTGCCAAGGCTCATAAGCAGAAATCCTGAGCATGAGCTGATTCCATTGATGGCATTTGCAGTCATTGTCGGCATCATTCACGTAAATGTCGGGCTTGCAATAGGATTTGCAAATGTGCTAAAAGCGCACGGCTTCAAAAAAGCATTCATGGAAAAATTCGGATGGTTCTTTTTGGAGGCAGGAGCTGCATTATTGGCCCTTTCTTATACGAAAATAATAAGCATCAGCCCTTTTGCAGGATATATTCTCCTGACCATAGCTGTTATTGTGCTTTTCCTGGGGGAGGGAACTAAGGGATTAGTTGAAATTCCGAGCATATTCGGCAATATATTTTCTTATTTGAGGCTCATGGCAATAGGCCTTTCATCTGTTGGCTTAGCAATGGTTGTGAATAATATGGCAGAAGGGTTTTTCCATTCAGGAGGGTTTTTAATAGTGGTGGGCATTTTAGTTTTAGTTATCGGGCATATAATAAACATCGGAGTCGGGTTATTAGGATCATTTTTACATTCATTGAGGCTGCACTATGTGGAATTTTTTACAAAATTCTACGAAGGCGGCGGAATGGAATTTAAGCCATTCGGATTGAAATCATAA
- a CDS encoding V-type ATP synthase subunit K, with product MVAEVGIIAISAAFALGCSAFAAAWAEKAIGTAAIGAMAEKEELFGKGLILTVIPETIVIFGLVIAILILGLAGG from the coding sequence ATGGTAGCAGAAGTAGGAATAATTGCCATAAGCGCGGCATTTGCGCTTGGCTGCAGCGCTTTTGCAGCAGCATGGGCTGAAAAAGCAATAGGAACAGCAGCAATAGGTGCAATGGCCGAGAAAGAAGAGTTGTTTGGGAAGGGATTGATCCTTACAGTTATCCCTGAAACAATAGTTATTTTCGGCCTTGTGATAGCAATACTGATATTGGGCCTTGCAGGCGGCTAA
- a CDS encoding V-type ATP synthase subunit E family protein has translation MGLEELKQEIIGSANKSADAIISEAKSEADKTLNQIEQKIDLFRKKLNEDRKSAASAMEKTIRAMADSECRKAMLEKKKEIMESVFEAAKAALSGLGSEKREQHIASLLKTAKSEIEAAKFFCSSKDAKYLNGLKCENADILGGLIAENKDGTIRVDYSYETLLSDVKEHSMQEVAKILFG, from the coding sequence ATGGGCCTTGAAGAGCTGAAGCAGGAGATAATAGGCAGCGCAAACAAAAGCGCAGATGCAATTATCTCTGAAGCTAAAAGCGAAGCGGATAAAACTCTGAATCAGATAGAGCAAAAGATAGATCTCTTCAGGAAGAAACTTAATGAAGACAGAAAATCAGCGGCAAGCGCAATGGAAAAGACAATAAGGGCGATGGCAGATTCAGAATGCAGAAAAGCAATGTTGGAAAAGAAAAAAGAGATTATGGAAAGTGTCTTTGAAGCAGCTAAAGCCGCATTGTCCGGGCTGGGCAGCGAAAAAAGGGAGCAGCATATTGCGAGCCTGCTTAAAACAGCAAAATCTGAAATAGAGGCTGCCAAGTTTTTTTGCAGCAGCAAAGATGCAAAATATTTAAATGGCCTCAAATGCGAAAATGCAGATATTTTGGGCGGCTTGATTGCAGAGAACAAGGACGGAACAATAAGAGTTGATTACAGTTATGAAACTTTGCTTTCAGATGTAAAAGAGCATTCGATGCAGGAAGTGGCAAAAATATTGTTTGGTTGA
- a CDS encoding STT3 domain-containing protein, whose product MEEDKKSEDGEDFSIDFSKVKGFLKKFKKKEGETAKESEEFSLNMASAWKFLLKYKTVFLILIPILFMIYFRSFPNSLPATDDWAKSAVVNNIKSNIAGQINSQYPNLPDAQKAELVDAQFRELIKDKSQRQQIDSQITEVSNYFKSSFKDDKGYTYLGDIDSYIWMRYAGNILKNGHPGDKLVDGKPYDALMYAPVGTQISPDLYSYIEAFLYKFVFHPFNKKITLMQTAFYTPFVLSILAIIAAFFIARRISGDFGGFMAAMIIAIHPFFLSRTFGSDNDVINVVFPLVILWVFLESFEAKKRINAMILAGVTGLLIGIYSFAWGGWWYVFDFIIAALAVYVAYHLIVHRKELKNGLAEYFKKTDIKDILLIFLIFLVSSGIFVTLFTDFTNFRNAPFNPIVFTSIKSATTADLWPNVYTTVAELNSAALSTIVASTGMSGDGKFFFFISLLGVALTLFKKDKNGKVDVKFAVLLAIWYFSTIYASRSGVRFILLLISVFSVAAGIAFGIIYMYAGKWISKGLHLPKIVSNSIVAVLLLLLLIAPLQAGDSPLKAANRVSRQQFPIMNDAWYDSLTMIRDKSMPDAIINSWWDFGHYFKAIAERQVTFDGASQYTAQAHWIGKVLLTDNEEQAIAILRMLDCGANTAFEKIDKKLQDTSVSVDVVYRIIMLKKEDAKSYLMDTYKFNNDEADDVLKSTHCSPPEDYFITSDDMIGKSGVWAHFGSWDFKRAEMWINARGKSKEDAVKYFTEQKDFNLTKERAEQIYYEILSLKDEVAANTWIAPWPSYAGTSGCSVVKNETIRCDNGILINLTNNYDPTILTNDGIKKPSKFGYIDESGNYIERSYDENTIPYGVVLIKSGDSYSTVMSNVELTSSIFTKLYFLEGQGTKHFDLFSDKRSITGGRMIVWKVNWEGRTNNANVNSTISASP is encoded by the coding sequence TTGGAAGAAGATAAAAAAAGCGAAGATGGTGAAGATTTTTCCATAGATTTCAGCAAGGTAAAGGGTTTTCTAAAGAAATTCAAGAAAAAAGAAGGCGAAACTGCAAAGGAAAGCGAAGAATTCTCATTAAATATGGCATCTGCCTGGAAATTTTTACTGAAATACAAAACTGTTTTCCTGATTTTGATCCCTATATTATTTATGATCTACTTCAGAAGCTTTCCAAATTCCCTTCCTGCAACTGATGACTGGGCAAAAAGCGCAGTTGTGAATAACATCAAAAGCAATATAGCAGGCCAGATAAATTCCCAGTATCCTAATCTGCCTGATGCGCAGAAAGCAGAGCTTGTTGATGCGCAGTTCAGAGAGCTGATAAAGGACAAAAGCCAACGGCAGCAGATAGACAGCCAAATAACTGAGGTTTCAAATTATTTTAAAAGCTCTTTTAAGGATGATAAAGGATACACTTACTTAGGCGATATAGACTCTTACATCTGGATGAGATATGCAGGAAATATTTTGAAAAACGGCCATCCCGGCGACAAGCTTGTTGACGGCAAGCCATACGATGCATTGATGTACGCACCAGTAGGCACGCAGATAAGCCCAGACTTATATTCTTACATAGAAGCATTCCTGTATAAATTTGTTTTCCATCCGTTCAATAAAAAAATAACATTGATGCAGACTGCATTTTATACGCCATTTGTTCTTTCAATACTTGCGATAATTGCGGCATTTTTCATTGCACGAAGAATAAGCGGCGACTTTGGAGGATTTATGGCTGCTATGATTATCGCAATACATCCGTTCTTCCTGAGCAGGACATTCGGCTCTGACAACGATGTCATAAATGTTGTTTTCCCGCTTGTTATTTTATGGGTGTTCCTTGAATCTTTTGAAGCAAAAAAAAGAATCAATGCAATGATTCTTGCCGGAGTTACAGGATTGCTTATCGGCATCTATAGCTTTGCATGGGGCGGATGGTGGTATGTCTTTGATTTTATAATTGCTGCTCTTGCAGTATATGTAGCATATCACTTAATAGTCCACAGAAAAGAATTAAAAAACGGGCTGGCAGAATATTTCAAAAAAACAGACATAAAAGACATCCTGCTTATATTTTTAATATTTCTGGTTTCATCAGGCATTTTTGTAACTTTGTTTACCGATTTCACTAATTTCAGAAATGCACCTTTCAATCCAATAGTTTTCACATCAATAAAGTCGGCTACAACAGCAGATTTATGGCCTAATGTTTATACAACTGTTGCGGAACTGAATTCAGCTGCCTTAAGCACCATAGTGGCATCTACCGGAATGAGCGGAGACGGCAAATTCTTCTTTTTCATCAGCTTATTGGGGGTAGCGCTTACTCTGTTTAAGAAAGATAAAAATGGAAAGGTTGATGTCAAGTTTGCAGTGCTTTTAGCAATTTGGTATTTTTCCACAATATATGCGAGCCGCAGCGGCGTGAGATTCATACTTTTGCTTATATCTGTCTTCAGTGTTGCAGCAGGCATTGCTTTTGGCATAATCTATATGTATGCAGGCAAATGGATTTCAAAAGGCCTGCATCTGCCAAAGATTGTTTCGAACAGCATAGTTGCTGTTTTGCTATTATTGCTGCTGATAGCCCCTCTGCAGGCAGGGGATAGCCCTCTGAAAGCTGCTAACAGGGTTTCAAGGCAGCAATTCCCGATAATGAATGATGCATGGTATGATTCGCTTACAATGATCAGGGATAAATCAATGCCTGATGCCATTATCAATTCATGGTGGGACTTCGGCCATTATTTCAAGGCAATAGCTGAAAGGCAAGTGACATTTGACGGAGCTTCGCAATATACTGCGCAGGCGCATTGGATCGGCAAAGTTCTGCTGACTGACAATGAAGAGCAGGCAATTGCAATATTGAGAATGCTTGACTGCGGAGCAAACACAGCATTTGAAAAAATAGACAAAAAGCTGCAGGATACTTCTGTTTCAGTGGATGTTGTTTACAGGATAATAATGCTCAAAAAAGAAGATGCAAAATCATATTTGATGGATACTTATAAATTCAACAATGATGAAGCAGATGATGTCCTGAAAAGCACGCATTGCAGCCCGCCAGAGGATTATTTCATAACATCTGATGATATGATTGGAAAATCCGGAGTATGGGCCCATTTTGGAAGCTGGGATTTCAAAAGAGCTGAGATGTGGATCAATGCAAGGGGAAAAAGCAAGGAAGATGCAGTAAAATATTTTACTGAGCAGAAAGACTTCAATTTGACAAAGGAAAGAGCGGAGCAGATTTATTACGAAATACTTTCATTGAAGGATGAAGTTGCTGCAAATACGTGGATTGCTCCATGGCCAAGCTATGCGGGCACAAGCGGCTGCTCTGTTGTGAAGAATGAAACTATAAGATGCGACAACGGCATTTTAATCAATTTGACAAATAATTACGATCCCACTATATTAACAAATGACGGCATCAAGAAACCCTCAAAATTCGGCTACATTGATGAAAGCGGAAATTATATTGAAAGAAGCTATGATGAAAATACCATCCCTTACGGAGTTGTTTTGATAAAATCAGGAGATTCGTACAGCACAGTCATGAGCAATGTAGAGCTGACATCAAGCATTTTTACAAAGCTTTATTTCCTGGAAGGACAAGGTACGAAGCATTTTGACCTGTTCAGCGATAAAAGGAGCATAACCGGCGGCAGAATGATTGTATGGAAAGTAAATTGGGAAGGCAGAACAAATAATGCAAATGTAAACAGCACAATAAGTGCTTCACCATAA
- a CDS encoding glycosyltransferase family 2 protein, protein MDKISVVVPLYNEEKNVLLFYNSLKAVLNNMKNDHEIIFVDDGSRDRTFFYVNELNKKDKKVKAVQFQKNYGKAAALSAGFEEAKGAIIITMDGDMQDDPVEIPRFVAELEKGYGLVSGWKQKRQDPFGKRFFSKLFNALAAAVTGVKIHDFNCGFKVYKAKAAKTLNIYGELHRYIPALVYWNGYKVGEIAVRHHARKYGKSKYGVSRLFKGFYDLITVKFLTGYKKKPMYLFGTVGILLGLLGIIAAIKVLWDRYANIVSMDRPLLMLSVLLIVLAVQFISLGFIGELISSSSKEEYKIKKKLE, encoded by the coding sequence ATGGATAAAATATCTGTTGTTGTCCCGTTGTATAATGAGGAAAAGAATGTTCTTTTGTTTTACAATAGCCTTAAAGCTGTTTTGAACAATATGAAAAATGACCATGAGATAATATTTGTTGATGACGGCAGCAGGGACAGGACATTTTTTTATGTGAATGAGCTCAATAAAAAAGATAAAAAGGTAAAAGCTGTACAGTTTCAGAAGAATTATGGAAAAGCAGCTGCATTGTCTGCGGGCTTTGAAGAGGCTAAAGGAGCTATAATCATTACAATGGACGGCGATATGCAGGACGACCCAGTTGAGATTCCAAGATTTGTTGCTGAGCTGGAAAAAGGCTACGGCCTTGTTTCAGGGTGGAAGCAGAAAAGGCAGGATCCTTTTGGCAAGAGATTTTTTTCAAAGCTGTTTAATGCGCTGGCTGCTGCTGTTACTGGGGTTAAAATACATGACTTTAACTGCGGCTTTAAGGTATATAAGGCAAAAGCTGCGAAAACATTAAATATATACGGCGAATTACACCGCTATATTCCTGCCTTGGTTTACTGGAATGGCTACAAAGTAGGCGAGATAGCTGTAAGGCATCATGCCAGAAAATATGGAAAAAGCAAATATGGGGTGAGCAGATTGTTTAAAGGATTTTACGACCTGATAACTGTTAAATTTTTAACAGGATATAAGAAAAAGCCAATGTATTTGTTCGGAACAGTTGGAATTTTGCTTGGCTTATTGGGAATAATTGCAGCAATAAAAGTTTTGTGGGACAGATATGCCAATATTGTTTCCATGGACAGGCCTCTTTTGATGCTGTCTGTGCTGCTCATAGTGCTTGCAGTTCAGTTCATTTCTCTCGGCTTTATAGGAGAGTTGATCTCAAGCTCGAGCAAGGAAGAATATAAGATAAAGAAAAAATTAGAGTGA
- a CDS encoding TVP38/TMEM64 family protein, which yields MIKKLYHYTKRHIKIFSSPKNRRKSLIALAIIILIFLAITYFSKYFYYFFTNPDQVRNFVTGFGVWGPIILILIQILQVLIAPIPGQIAGFVSGYIYGVFWGTTYTMMGTIIGSFIAFVLVRKFGRPFVEKVVEKQTLKKFDNICKDKGAFALFLIWLLPALPDDIVCFIAGLTNIRIRTLVILVFLGRLPGFIVLNMAGNGIAVANTAASVIIFGSLMIVSFIIFKIRNRLEKAMIKIITKFRSNKRIKKVQ from the coding sequence TTGATAAAGAAATTATACCATTACACGAAACGGCACATTAAGATTTTTTCCTCTCCTAAAAATAGAAGAAAATCTCTAATCGCATTAGCAATCATAATCTTGATTTTTTTAGCTATAACTTATTTTAGCAAATATTTTTACTATTTTTTTACTAATCCAGATCAAGTTAGGAATTTTGTAACTGGTTTTGGAGTTTGGGGTCCTATCATCTTAATTTTAATTCAGATCCTTCAAGTGTTAATTGCACCAATCCCGGGTCAAATCGCAGGATTTGTAAGTGGTTATATCTATGGAGTTTTTTGGGGTACAACATATACCATGATGGGCACCATAATTGGCTCATTTATAGCTTTCGTGCTTGTCAGAAAATTTGGAAGGCCTTTTGTTGAAAAAGTAGTAGAAAAACAAACCCTTAAAAAGTTTGACAATATATGTAAGGATAAAGGAGCATTCGCTTTATTTTTAATATGGCTGCTTCCTGCCCTGCCTGATGATATTGTGTGTTTTATTGCGGGCCTTACAAATATCAGAATCCGGACACTTGTGATTCTTGTTTTTCTGGGTCGTTTACCTGGCTTTATTGTATTAAATATGGCCGGGAATGGTATTGCAGTCGCTAATACTGCTGCATCGGTAATAATTTTCGGTTCTCTTATGATCGTTTCTTTTATAATTTTTAAGATCCGGAATAGATTGGAAAAAGCGATGATAAAAATAATAACTAAATTCCGATCCAATAAAAGAATTAAAAAAGTTCAGTAA
- a CDS encoding radical SAM protein, whose protein sequence is MKVLVLNPGSRFTKNVVRDLIYGCWCWGKRIGGAQAPPLSLLYIATVLKNEGHDVVFLDALAEQKPINDVKKISKACDAVVISTSTMSFNEDCGILAELKKANKNIVTIMFGSHPTFMPQYALSNNAIDIIVRREPDFIIRDVVNGLAKGDKWKKVKGIGYREGKKKILNELYPYIENLDELPIPDRTLLPKGIDYFNPIVKRVPYTTMTSSRGCPGKCTFCTVPNFYGPRVRCRSAGKVIEEFVAIQKLGYKEVWLRDETFTAFKSRNEVICKEMIKRKMDLTWIANARVGLIDKEMMILMKKAGCHMIKFGVESGVQEILNNIKKGINAEMTRKNFKWTHEVGIDTHAHMMLGCPGDTKKTIETTMRFVREIAPTTVTFGVCTPYAGTELFIDVAKKHPEIKDGSYCDLSKVHTSGFFNQYFTSLKGDELENYIKKAYRSFYFRPSYILKTLIRIRSWNEFFRITIAASNVFSFSTGLGERED, encoded by the coding sequence ATGAAAGTTCTTGTACTTAATCCAGGAAGCAGATTCACGAAAAATGTAGTCAGGGACCTGATCTATGGCTGCTGGTGCTGGGGAAAGAGGATCGGAGGAGCTCAGGCGCCGCCTTTGAGTTTGCTTTACATTGCAACAGTTCTGAAAAACGAAGGCCATGATGTTGTTTTCCTTGACGCATTGGCTGAGCAGAAGCCGATAAACGATGTTAAGAAAATTTCAAAAGCATGCGATGCTGTTGTCATTTCAACCTCTACAATGAGTTTCAATGAGGACTGTGGGATTCTTGCTGAGCTTAAGAAAGCAAATAAAAACATTGTAACGATCATGTTCGGCTCACATCCGACTTTTATGCCGCAGTATGCATTAAGCAACAATGCAATTGACATAATTGTAAGAAGAGAGCCTGATTTTATCATAAGAGATGTTGTAAATGGTCTTGCCAAGGGCGATAAATGGAAGAAAGTAAAAGGAATTGGCTATAGGGAAGGCAAGAAAAAAATTCTGAATGAACTATATCCCTATATTGAAAACCTTGATGAGCTGCCAATCCCTGACAGGACATTATTGCCGAAAGGAATTGATTATTTTAATCCGATTGTCAAAAGAGTCCCTTATACAACAATGACAAGTTCAAGGGGATGCCCTGGAAAATGCACATTCTGCACTGTGCCGAATTTTTACGGGCCTAGAGTAAGGTGCAGAAGCGCTGGCAAAGTTATAGAAGAGTTTGTGGCAATTCAGAAGCTCGGCTACAAAGAAGTCTGGCTGAGAGACGAAACATTTACTGCTTTCAAGAGCAGGAATGAGGTAATCTGCAAGGAAATGATAAAGCGGAAAATGGATCTAACCTGGATTGCAAATGCCCGTGTTGGGCTGATTGACAAAGAAATGATGATTCTTATGAAAAAAGCAGGGTGCCACATGATCAAGTTCGGAGTTGAATCTGGAGTGCAGGAGATATTGAACAATATAAAGAAAGGCATTAACGCAGAAATGACAAGAAAGAACTTCAAATGGACGCATGAAGTTGGAATTGATACGCATGCCCATATGATGCTTGGCTGCCCTGGCGATACAAAGAAAACAATAGAAACAACAATGAGGTTTGTCAGGGAAATAGCACCGACAACTGTTACTTTCGGAGTTTGCACGCCTTATGCCGGAACTGAATTATTTATTGACGTTGCAAAAAAACATCCTGAAATTAAAGACGGCAGCTACTGCGATCTCAGCAAGGTGCATACAAGCGGATTCTTCAACCAGTACTTTACAAGCTTAAAAGGAGATGAGCTTGAGAACTATATCAAAAAGGCATACAGATCATTCTATTTCAGGCCGAGCTATATTTTAAAGACTTTGATCAGGATAAGAAGCTGGAATGAATTCTTTAGGATAACGATCGCAGCGAGCAATGTGTTCAGCTTCAGCACGGGATTGGGGGAAAGAGAAGATTAA